Sequence from the Bacteroidales bacterium genome:
GCAAATACTCTTTCAACAGTTAAGGTTAAAAAAATTGAAATGCAGTTAGTAACCGGCTCAAAAAATACTTTTTGCTTTGCAGGTCAATGTTATTTAGAATCTACATACACTTCACCTCTTTCTGTTTCTATTGAACCTAACGGTATAAACGAAACATTTGACGGGCAATATAAGCCTAAAGGGCACCCGGGAGAAAGTATTATCAAATATGTATTTTTTGATGTTAACAATACTACCGACACAGCTTTTGTTATAGTACATTATAATGCTACAGCTACAGGAATTGCACCATATGAAAATAATGTTGCTGTTATCTCTGAACCTTACCCTAATCCTGCTTCTACTCAAACTTCATTTAATTACAGTATCCCTGCAAATTCATCAGCAGTATTTGTTTTATCGGATATCACAGGTAATAAAATAAAAGAAATTCCTATTTATAATAATAGCGGAGTATTTGAAGTTCCAACTAATGATTTAAGCAACGGTTTATATTTTTATAGTTTTTACATTGATGGGAAAATGCAAAAAACGAAGAAACTTATAATTAAGAAATAAAAAAAAGACCCGCCAAATGGCGGGTCTTTTTTTTATTTAATTCCAAATTCCTTTTTGATTTGACTTACATAATCTAACTTTTCCCAGCTAAAGAATTCTATTTCTTTAGTGTATTTTTTATTTCCGTTTCCACCAAGTTCAACTTTTCTTTTAAAAATATCTCTCCCAAAATGTCCGTAAGTTGCAGTTTCCAAGAAAATAGGATTTTTAAGTCCAAACCTTTTTACAATAGCACCCGGTCTCATATCAAAAACTTTTTCAATTCGTTTTGAAATTTCTCCATCGGTAATTATTTTTCCTTTTACATCTTTTACT
This genomic interval carries:
- a CDS encoding T9SS type A sorting domain-containing protein — translated: MKKTTTLFLNVLIAFMLFSLQMEAQSLQVLDTLGVNVSSTHQYISCDTSSSTLCIIYFDVKNISANTLSTVKVKKIEMQLVTGSKNTFCFAGQCYLESTYTSPLSVSIEPNGINETFDGQYKPKGHPGESIIKYVFFDVNNTTDTAFVIVHYNATATGIAPYENNVAVISEPYPNPASTQTSFNYSIPANSSAVFVLSDITGNKIKEIPIYNNSGVFEVPTNDLSNGLYFYSFYIDGKMQKTKKLIIKK